The following coding sequences are from one Hyalangium gracile window:
- a CDS encoding BON domain-containing protein yields MADRRDDREQWWRRDPETERRIERRADIYRGSDERGYGGGERLGREWERGDPGGPERSRRGESLRSTDEERFDWGGRGVEERSPRQRGERRVRELGHEREVRRYSDYEREPPDHGYRELSRDDRRASPSGAFHDERREQRARPRGYGDRSRDLRDIGEVTDAEGRHRHYNLAGLHDMDDLSELRERYRERRRERDHEPRYGHGPGVENMEAPRVGYGTSMTRRDPSDRELGHGGFIGDTWRAGPQRPLGRAPKGYQRSDDRIREDICDRLMMSWMNAENVDILVRNGEVTLQGTVKSRDEKRAIEALAESVLGVKDISNALRVERGEQVRAEARPELGGEPMPPPQNLKDRPQAQERRGQAEERRAGDQEQTSVRPPGDTSLHS; encoded by the coding sequence ATGGCGGACAGGCGTGACGACCGAGAGCAGTGGTGGCGAAGGGATCCGGAGACCGAGCGGCGCATCGAGCGGCGGGCAGACATCTACCGGGGCTCGGATGAGCGGGGCTACGGCGGTGGCGAGCGGCTGGGCCGCGAGTGGGAACGCGGCGATCCGGGTGGCCCCGAGCGCTCAAGGCGGGGCGAGTCCCTCCGGAGCACCGACGAGGAGCGCTTCGACTGGGGAGGAAGAGGCGTCGAGGAGCGCTCGCCCCGACAGCGCGGCGAGCGCAGGGTCCGCGAGCTCGGGCATGAGCGGGAGGTGCGCCGGTACTCGGACTACGAGCGGGAGCCGCCGGACCACGGCTACCGCGAGCTCTCCCGGGACGACCGGCGGGCCAGCCCGAGCGGCGCCTTCCATGATGAGAGGCGTGAGCAGCGCGCCCGTCCTCGGGGCTACGGCGACCGCTCCCGCGACCTCCGGGACATTGGAGAGGTGACGGATGCCGAGGGCCGACACCGGCACTACAACCTCGCCGGGCTCCATGACATGGACGACCTGTCGGAGCTCCGCGAGCGCTACCGGGAGCGCCGCCGCGAGCGGGACCATGAGCCGCGCTACGGCCACGGCCCGGGCGTCGAGAACATGGAGGCGCCGCGGGTGGGGTACGGCACCAGCATGACGCGGCGGGACCCCTCGGACCGCGAGCTGGGCCACGGCGGCTTCATCGGTGACACCTGGCGCGCGGGCCCGCAGCGTCCCCTGGGGCGCGCTCCGAAGGGGTACCAGCGCTCGGATGACCGCATCCGTGAGGACATCTGCGACCGGCTGATGATGAGCTGGATGAACGCCGAGAACGTCGACATCCTGGTGCGCAACGGCGAGGTCACCCTCCAGGGCACGGTGAAGAGCCGGGACGAGAAGCGGGCCATCGAGGCGCTCGCGGAGTCCGTGCTCGGGGTGAAGGACATCAGCAACGCCCTGCGCGTCGAGCGCGGAGAGCAGGTCCGCGCCGAGGCCCGGCCCGAGCTCGGCGGCGAGCCAATGCCGCCCCCCCAGAACCTCAAGGATCGGCCCCAGGCCCAGGAGCGCCGGGGGCAGGCCGAGGAGCGGCGCGCGGGGGACCAGGAGCAGACGTCGGTGCGGCCGCCGGGAGACACCTCGCTGCACTCGTGA
- a CDS encoding BON domain-containing protein, translated as MANRYGYEDEPRRWHEGRRADREPWQEREVGERPGGGYGIGGAERGYNMGGHGGMGSYEQGYRPGSYDRLLDATERYHAARGNPDYGWERDEDERDWYTHRPMPPSVGFGGEPWSDEWMSFEHSRSERPRQEPRAMEWTARGRGPGKGPRSYTRSDERIHEDVCERLMHSPYDASDVEITVSRGEVTLAGTVRSRADKWGIEDVAESVLGVQDVHNQIRVNREGFQASEVTLGGDTGHLHS; from the coding sequence ATGGCGAATCGTTATGGCTACGAGGATGAGCCCCGGCGCTGGCACGAGGGCAGACGCGCCGACCGCGAGCCCTGGCAGGAGCGGGAAGTCGGCGAGCGCCCCGGAGGCGGCTACGGCATCGGAGGCGCCGAGCGCGGCTACAACATGGGCGGCCACGGGGGCATGGGGAGCTACGAGCAGGGCTACAGGCCCGGCAGCTACGACCGGCTGCTCGACGCGACCGAGCGCTACCACGCCGCGCGTGGAAACCCGGACTACGGCTGGGAGCGGGACGAAGACGAGCGAGACTGGTACACGCACCGGCCCATGCCGCCCTCGGTGGGGTTCGGCGGGGAGCCCTGGAGTGACGAGTGGATGAGCTTCGAGCACTCCCGGAGCGAGCGCCCGCGGCAGGAGCCTCGCGCCATGGAGTGGACGGCGAGGGGCCGCGGCCCTGGCAAGGGGCCCAGGAGCTACACGCGCTCGGACGAGCGCATCCACGAGGATGTATGCGAGCGGTTGATGCACAGCCCCTACGATGCCAGCGACGTCGAGATCACCGTGAGCCGCGGCGAGGTGACGCTGGCGGGGACGGTGCGCAGCCGGGCTGACAAGTGGGGCATCGAGGACGTGGCGGAGTCCGTCCTGGGCGTGCAGGACGTGCACAACCAGATCCGCGTGAACCGCGAGGGCTTCCAGGCGTCCGAAGTCACCCTCGGGGGCGACACGGGACACCTCCACTCGTGA
- a CDS encoding FdhF/YdeP family oxidoreductase, with protein MAEARSTEQVVPEESPGAPVTLVPGLPGAQPPLEPKAPEVGPVQEVAGGVPAVMSSLQHAWGEMGPIRGTQLLLQVNQKDGFDCPGCAWPDPDAERSVAEFCENGAKAVAEEGTKARVTPEFFRQHSVAELAQQSDLWLGKQGRLTHPMVLREGSTHYEPLTWEEAVALVAEELNGLGSPDEACFYTSGRTSNEAAFLYQLFVRQFGTNNLPDCADLCHESSGTALNEVIGIGKGTVKLEDFEKAEAIFVIGQNPGTNHPRMLTSLQAAARRGCQIVSINPLPETGLNRFKHPQELIQLMGPGTAINRLWLPVRINGDVALLKGLGKALLEEEAKRPGRVLAKDFIRERTTGFEAYVEALRAVSWDEVVEQSGVAKEQIVAAAGILASSERTIFCWAMGLTQHQNAVANIQEIVNVALLRGSVGKPGAGLCPVRGHSNVQGDRTMGIVEKPSPAFLEALGREFRFEPPRAPGLDTVATIRAMHEGKVKVLFALGGNFLSATPDTEFTAAALRRTRLTAHVSTKLNRAHLVHGRRALILPCLGRTERDVRTGGEQFVTVENSMGVVHTSRGAVQPASEHLRSEPEIVARLAQAVLGSRSQVEWLGLVEDYDRIRERISRVVPGFERFNQRVREPGGFYLPNGPREGRFTTGDSKARFTVHPLPRIELGPGQLLMMTIRSHDQYNTTLYGLDDRYRGIRNGRRVVMLNPEDMRSLGLSEGQVVDLTSHFRGEKRVARRFVVVPYRIPRRCAATYFPETNVLVPIDSYAEKSRTPASKSVVISVAPSEGASG; from the coding sequence ATGGCGGAAGCGCGAAGCACGGAGCAGGTCGTCCCGGAGGAGTCCCCAGGTGCTCCGGTGACGCTCGTCCCGGGGCTGCCAGGCGCGCAGCCGCCGCTGGAGCCGAAGGCCCCGGAGGTGGGCCCCGTGCAGGAAGTGGCCGGTGGGGTGCCCGCGGTGATGTCGTCGCTCCAGCACGCCTGGGGCGAGATGGGGCCGATCCGCGGCACCCAGCTGCTGCTCCAGGTGAACCAGAAGGACGGCTTCGACTGCCCGGGCTGCGCGTGGCCGGATCCGGACGCCGAGCGCTCCGTGGCGGAGTTCTGTGAGAACGGCGCCAAGGCGGTGGCGGAGGAGGGCACGAAGGCGCGCGTGACGCCGGAGTTCTTCCGCCAGCACAGCGTGGCGGAGCTGGCCCAGCAGTCGGACTTGTGGCTGGGCAAGCAAGGGCGGCTGACGCACCCGATGGTGCTGCGCGAGGGCTCCACGCACTACGAGCCCCTCACGTGGGAGGAGGCGGTCGCGCTGGTGGCCGAGGAGCTGAACGGGCTCGGCTCGCCGGACGAGGCGTGCTTCTACACCTCCGGGAGGACGAGCAACGAGGCGGCGTTCCTCTATCAGCTCTTCGTGCGGCAGTTCGGCACCAACAACCTGCCGGACTGCGCGGACCTGTGCCACGAGTCCAGCGGCACGGCGCTCAATGAAGTCATCGGCATCGGCAAGGGCACGGTGAAGCTGGAGGACTTCGAGAAGGCCGAGGCCATCTTCGTCATCGGGCAGAACCCGGGCACCAACCACCCGCGCATGCTGACGTCGCTGCAGGCCGCCGCGCGGCGCGGGTGCCAGATCGTCAGCATCAACCCGCTGCCGGAGACGGGGCTCAACCGCTTCAAGCATCCGCAGGAGCTGATCCAGCTGATGGGGCCGGGCACGGCGATCAACCGGCTGTGGCTCCCGGTGCGCATCAATGGAGACGTGGCGCTGCTGAAGGGGCTGGGCAAGGCGCTGCTGGAGGAGGAGGCCAAGCGGCCCGGGCGGGTGCTGGCGAAGGACTTCATCCGGGAGCGGACGACGGGCTTCGAGGCCTACGTGGAGGCGCTGCGCGCCGTCTCGTGGGACGAGGTGGTGGAGCAGAGCGGCGTGGCGAAGGAGCAGATCGTCGCCGCGGCGGGGATCCTGGCGAGCTCGGAGCGGACGATCTTCTGCTGGGCGATGGGGCTCACCCAGCACCAGAACGCGGTGGCGAACATCCAGGAGATCGTCAACGTGGCGCTGCTGCGAGGCAGCGTCGGCAAGCCGGGCGCGGGGCTGTGTCCGGTGCGAGGCCACAGCAACGTGCAGGGCGATCGGACGATGGGCATCGTGGAGAAGCCGAGCCCGGCGTTCCTGGAGGCGCTGGGGCGGGAGTTCCGCTTCGAGCCGCCTCGGGCTCCGGGCCTGGACACGGTGGCCACCATCCGGGCGATGCACGAGGGGAAGGTGAAGGTGCTGTTCGCGCTGGGGGGCAACTTCCTCTCGGCCACGCCGGACACCGAGTTCACGGCCGCGGCCCTGCGGCGCACGCGGCTCACGGCGCATGTGTCCACGAAGCTGAACCGGGCGCACCTGGTGCACGGGCGGCGGGCGCTCATCCTCCCGTGCCTGGGGCGGACGGAGCGGGATGTGCGGACGGGCGGGGAGCAGTTCGTGACGGTGGAGAACTCGATGGGCGTGGTGCACACCTCGCGGGGCGCGGTGCAGCCGGCCTCCGAGCACCTGCGCAGCGAGCCGGAGATCGTCGCCAGGCTGGCCCAGGCGGTGCTGGGCTCGCGCAGCCAGGTGGAGTGGCTGGGGCTGGTGGAGGACTACGATCGGATCCGGGAGCGCATCTCGCGAGTGGTCCCGGGCTTCGAGCGCTTCAACCAGCGCGTGCGGGAGCCCGGAGGCTTCTACCTGCCCAACGGGCCGCGGGAGGGGCGCTTCACCACGGGGGACAGCAAGGCGCGCTTCACGGTGCACCCGCTGCCGCGCATCGAGCTGGGGCCCGGGCAGCTGCTGATGATGACGATCCGCAGCCACGACCAGTACAACACGACGTTGTACGGGCTGGACGACCGCTACCGGGGCATCCGGAACGGGCGGCGGGTGGTGATGCTGAACCCGGAGGACATGCGCTCTCTCGGGCTGTCCGAGGGCCAGGTGGTGGATCTGACGAGCCACTTCCGGGGCGAGAAGCGGGTGGCGCGCCGCTTCGTGGTGGTGCCGTACCGGATTCCGAGGAGGTGCGCGGCCACGTACTTCCCCGAGACCAACGTGCTGGTGCCCATCGACAGCTACGCGGAGAAGAGCCGCACGCCCGCCTCGAAGTCGGTGGTCATCAGCGTGGCGCCATCGGAGGGCGCGAGCGGCTGA